The proteins below are encoded in one region of Aquisphaera giovannonii:
- a CDS encoding tetratricopeptide repeat protein, whose translation MSETSPAASAASPAEPHVIDVTTATFEQEVLERSMAVPVVIDFWAEWCGPCRSLTPVLKKLAREYEGKFVLAKVDIDANPEVAQSFGVRSIPAVFGVRGGQILDGFVGVQPENTIRAFLGRMLPSEAETLAIEAAGVEDVDPAAAAEKYARALALQPDLAEAAIGLARVDLAAGRLGEASARVAELEKRGYLEPEAERLKAELALRSQAKSSGGVEAARAALAANPKDLSLKFALAEALAAAGQYEDALALCLELVERDRRGVGEQARQTMVSIFQLLPTGDPRTIEYQRQLSLVL comes from the coding sequence ATGAGCGAGACATCCCCGGCGGCGTCGGCCGCTTCCCCCGCGGAACCGCACGTGATCGACGTGACGACGGCGACGTTCGAGCAGGAGGTGCTCGAGCGGTCGATGGCGGTGCCGGTGGTGATCGACTTCTGGGCGGAGTGGTGCGGCCCTTGCCGGTCCCTGACGCCGGTGCTCAAGAAGCTGGCCCGCGAGTATGAGGGCAAGTTCGTCCTGGCGAAGGTGGACATCGACGCCAACCCGGAGGTCGCGCAGAGCTTCGGCGTGCGGTCGATCCCCGCCGTCTTCGGCGTCCGCGGGGGGCAGATCCTCGACGGGTTCGTCGGCGTCCAGCCCGAGAACACCATCCGGGCGTTCCTCGGTCGGATGCTGCCCTCGGAGGCGGAGACGCTCGCCATCGAGGCGGCCGGCGTGGAGGACGTGGACCCGGCCGCGGCGGCGGAGAAGTATGCCAGGGCCCTGGCGCTCCAGCCCGACCTGGCCGAGGCCGCCATCGGCCTGGCGCGGGTCGACCTGGCGGCCGGCCGCCTCGGGGAGGCCTCCGCCCGGGTCGCCGAGCTGGAAAAGCGCGGGTACCTCGAACCCGAGGCCGAGCGGCTCAAGGCCGAGCTGGCGCTCCGGTCGCAGGCGAAGTCCTCCGGCGGCGTGGAGGCCGCCCGCGCGGCCCTCGCCGCCAACCCCAAGGACCTGTCCCTCAAATTCGCCCTGGCCGAGGCCCTCGCCGCCGCCGGCCAGTACGAGGACGCCCTGGCCCTCTGCCTGGAGCTCGTCGAGCGCGACCGCCGCGGCGTCGGCGAGCAGGCCAGGCAGACCATGGTCTCCATCTTCCAGCTCCTCCCCACGGGCGACCCCCGGACCATCGAATACCAGCGGCAACTCTCGCTCGTCCTCTAG
- the rpe gene encoding ribulose-phosphate 3-epimerase translates to MIQPYADPTAATIRIAPSILSADAARLGEQVAEAERAGADRIHVDVMDGHFVPNLTFGPGIVKWLRPVTRLPLEVHLMVERPDDVLDAFSEAGADTLIVHVERSIHLNRTVQRIKGLGKRAGVAINPATPAVMIEEILPDLDLVLAMTVNPGFGGQSFLRGTLPKIRKLRSMIDAIGSPIDLEVDGGIDPETTPEVVAAGARVLVAGTSIYGSREGVAAAIRSLEQAAAVASR, encoded by the coding sequence ATGATCCAGCCCTACGCCGACCCGACCGCCGCGACGATCCGGATCGCCCCCTCCATCCTCTCCGCCGACGCCGCCCGCCTGGGCGAGCAGGTGGCCGAGGCCGAACGTGCCGGCGCCGACCGGATCCACGTGGACGTGATGGACGGCCACTTCGTCCCGAACCTCACGTTCGGGCCGGGGATCGTCAAGTGGCTGCGCCCGGTCACGAGGCTGCCGCTGGAGGTCCACCTGATGGTCGAGCGGCCCGACGACGTCCTGGACGCCTTCTCCGAGGCCGGCGCCGACACCCTGATCGTCCACGTCGAGCGCTCGATCCACCTGAACCGGACCGTGCAGCGGATCAAGGGGCTGGGCAAGCGGGCCGGCGTGGCGATCAACCCGGCGACCCCCGCCGTGATGATCGAGGAGATCCTCCCGGACCTCGACCTGGTCCTCGCGATGACGGTCAACCCCGGCTTCGGCGGCCAGTCGTTCCTCCGCGGCACGCTCCCCAAGATCCGAAAGCTCCGCTCGATGATCGACGCGATCGGCTCGCCGATCGACCTCGAGGTGGACGGCGGCATCGACCCGGAGACGACCCCGGAGGTCGTCGCCGCCGGCGCGCGGGTCCTCGTCGCCGGCACGTCGATCTACGGCTCCCGCGAGGGCGTCGCCGCGGCCATCCGGAGCCTGGAGCAAGCCGCCGCGGTCGCGTCCCGGTGA
- a CDS encoding PP2C family protein-serine/threonine phosphatase: protein MSGTMILGADELDPAARAQVDRIAKGDWQTRLAAITEMMREMSLQEDPQDMVRDYGARVRAMLPGDLWLSLSRRGLEFPRYRITRSSTWSEVIDPWKQKDRLPLLEGGLLAELIYADEPRLINDAAGLISPDDPAFEYLEGVRSLMAMPHFQKGDGLNMVVNMSKRPNAYDPEQFPDRFWISSLFGRATQSLVLSKELKEAYEIVDRELKVVADIQRSLLPQTLPNIPGLELAAHYQTSQWAGGDYYDFFELPDGRWGFLIADVSGHGTPAAVMMAILHSLAHGVPGHPEPPSALLEHVNRRLAARYTTSNEVFVTAFYGIYDPATRVFAYSCAGHNPPQLKRCSQGKVDTLEEVGGPPLGVFDDLTYDRAEVTLRPGDVLVLYTDGITEAMNARSEQFGLDQLNGVLARCHLDAPGIRDAILEQLSKFTDGTPAHDDRTLLVAKVL, encoded by the coding sequence ATGTCCGGCACCATGATCCTCGGAGCCGACGAGCTCGATCCCGCGGCGCGGGCCCAGGTGGACCGGATCGCCAAGGGCGACTGGCAGACGCGGCTGGCGGCGATCACCGAGATGATGCGGGAGATGAGCCTGCAGGAAGACCCCCAGGACATGGTCCGGGATTACGGGGCGCGGGTCCGCGCCATGCTCCCCGGCGACCTCTGGCTCTCGCTCAGCCGCCGCGGGCTCGAGTTCCCGCGATACCGGATCACGCGGTCGAGCACCTGGTCGGAGGTCATCGACCCCTGGAAGCAGAAGGACCGGCTGCCCCTCCTGGAAGGGGGCCTGCTCGCCGAGCTCATCTACGCCGATGAGCCGAGGCTCATCAACGACGCCGCAGGCCTCATCTCGCCCGACGACCCGGCCTTCGAGTACCTGGAGGGGGTCCGCTCGCTCATGGCGATGCCCCACTTCCAGAAGGGGGACGGGCTGAACATGGTCGTCAACATGAGCAAGCGCCCGAACGCGTACGACCCGGAGCAGTTCCCGGACCGCTTCTGGATCAGCAGCCTCTTCGGCAGGGCCACGCAGTCCCTGGTCCTCAGCAAGGAGCTGAAGGAGGCCTACGAGATCGTCGACCGCGAGCTGAAAGTGGTGGCCGACATCCAGCGGTCGCTCCTGCCGCAGACCCTCCCCAACATCCCGGGCCTGGAGCTGGCCGCGCACTACCAGACCTCGCAGTGGGCCGGCGGCGACTACTATGACTTCTTCGAGCTCCCCGACGGCCGTTGGGGATTCCTGATCGCCGACGTGAGCGGCCACGGCACGCCCGCGGCGGTGATGATGGCCATCCTCCACAGCCTGGCCCACGGCGTCCCGGGGCATCCCGAGCCCCCCTCGGCCCTGCTCGAGCACGTCAACCGTCGGCTGGCCGCCCGCTACACCACCAGCAACGAGGTCTTCGTCACGGCCTTCTACGGCATCTACGACCCGGCGACCCGCGTCTTCGCGTACAGCTGCGCCGGGCACAACCCGCCGCAGCTCAAGAGATGCTCGCAGGGCAAGGTCGACACCCTGGAGGAGGTGGGAGGGCCGCCGCTGGGCGTCTTCGACGACCTGACCTACGACCGGGCCGAGGTGACGCTCCGCCCCGGCGACGTGCTGGTCCTGTACACCGACGGCATCACCGAGGCGATGAACGCCCGCAGCGAGCAGTTCGGCCTGGACCAGCTCAACGGCGTGCTCGCCCGCTGCCACCTGGACGCGCCCGGGATCCGCGACGCCATCCTGGAGCAGCTCTCCAAGTTCACCGACGGCACGCCCGCGCACGACGACCGCACCCTCCTGGTGGCGAAGGTCCTCTGA
- a CDS encoding transposase — translation MGQMRKRHSATFKAKVALEAARQQEMVSELAKEHQVHPVQISQCKRQLLDGIEALFEPGSASRRPNPDKLQAELYEKIGRLQMELAWVKKTRLLAERHRHFKQPDLVSWSCLPPSVRSLGEPRLGLTARRPAPPRSGPT, via the coding sequence ATGGGACAGATGCGCAAGCGGCACTCGGCGACGTTCAAGGCCAAGGTAGCCCTGGAGGCGGCCAGGCAGCAGGAGATGGTCAGCGAGCTGGCCAAGGAGCATCAGGTCCATCCGGTGCAGATCAGCCAGTGCAAGAGGCAGCTCCTCGACGGCATCGAGGCGCTCTTCGAGCCCGGGTCGGCGTCCCGCCGACCCAACCCCGACAAGCTCCAGGCCGAGCTCTACGAGAAGATCGGCCGGCTCCAGATGGAGCTGGCCTGGGTGAAAAAAACGAGACTCCTCGCTGAACGCCACCGTCATTTCAAGCAGCCCGACCTCGTTTCCTGGTCTTGCCTCCCGCCTTCGGTTCGGTCTCTCGGGGAGCCGCGGCTGGGGCTGACCGCGCGGCGGCCCGCTCCTCCCAGATCCGGTCCAACGTGA
- a CDS encoding glycosyltransferase family 39 protein: MVQVAYNFDGDELYSARLAAQPAAEVIRESLADSPHPPLHYFLLSIWERAFGAGEVAARALSILCSAAFLAVAYCVLRRLMAPWPALGALGVLAVSPFFVYYGQQARCYSLIALLWAMNLLVFWRLLDAPMDRGRLLAWASTCALLSWAQYLAVLPVAVEIVFLLPGQSRRHQAVVLTSGVMALASVLPWLIAAMSTRIAMRRDPLSQIGWMDRPQVADLAWFYIGIFGVAPGFQARWLLLALASLCATYYAIGFWRRPSRHAVVLTVMGVVVPAVVFALSFYGPKPVFAERQLIGAALAFVTLTGVWAMNQPRLAGIIMSCLFLWTAAAVPNAFPANSKPPWREVANRLDADYPGTPILAAEDWVAYPVSYYRRRGEVRRVQALPSEPALLLCRPTRDAGLVKGLTPLRTWAWGRASDNSYGLALYEVNADSR; the protein is encoded by the coding sequence ATGGTCCAGGTTGCTTACAATTTCGATGGCGATGAGCTATACAGCGCTAGGCTTGCCGCACAACCAGCCGCGGAGGTCATCCGCGAATCGCTGGCGGATAGCCCCCACCCGCCGTTGCACTATTTCCTGCTCTCAATCTGGGAACGGGCCTTCGGGGCCGGGGAAGTCGCAGCGAGGGCGTTGAGTATCCTCTGCTCCGCAGCCTTCCTGGCCGTCGCGTATTGTGTCCTGCGACGGTTGATGGCCCCGTGGCCAGCCCTCGGCGCCTTGGGCGTCTTGGCCGTCTCGCCGTTCTTCGTCTACTACGGCCAGCAGGCTCGATGCTACAGCCTTATCGCGCTACTCTGGGCTATGAACCTGCTGGTCTTCTGGAGGCTACTCGACGCTCCGATGGATCGTGGACGGCTGCTCGCTTGGGCGTCGACGTGCGCCCTGCTGAGTTGGGCACAGTACCTCGCGGTCCTGCCGGTCGCCGTCGAGATCGTCTTCCTGTTGCCTGGTCAATCACGTCGGCATCAAGCTGTTGTGCTCACCAGCGGCGTCATGGCCCTGGCCTCCGTCCTACCCTGGCTCATCGCCGCAATGAGCACACGGATTGCGATGCGGAGGGATCCGCTCTCGCAGATCGGCTGGATGGATCGGCCGCAGGTAGCCGATTTGGCTTGGTTCTACATAGGAATTTTCGGCGTCGCTCCCGGTTTCCAGGCCCGCTGGCTGCTGCTCGCGCTAGCGAGCCTGTGCGCGACCTACTACGCCATTGGGTTCTGGCGCAGGCCTTCGCGGCACGCAGTGGTGCTGACCGTGATGGGCGTAGTCGTCCCCGCGGTCGTCTTCGCCCTGTCGTTCTATGGACCCAAGCCGGTCTTCGCGGAGCGTCAGCTCATCGGTGCGGCCTTGGCCTTCGTGACCCTCACCGGCGTTTGGGCCATGAATCAGCCCCGATTGGCCGGCATTATCATGTCCTGCCTCTTCTTATGGACCGCGGCCGCCGTGCCTAACGCTTTCCCGGCAAATTCCAAGCCGCCCTGGCGTGAGGTTGCCAATCGTCTCGACGCCGACTATCCGGGCACCCCGATCCTGGCGGCCGAGGACTGGGTGGCCTACCCGGTGAGTTATTATCGAAGGAGGGGCGAAGTTCGCAGGGTGCAGGCACTGCCTTCGGAGCCCGCCTTGCTGCTCTGCCGACCGACGCGGGACGCGGGCCTGGTGAAAGGGCTGACACCGTTGAGGACCTGGGCCTGGGGCCGGGCAAGCGACAATTCTTATGGCCTGGCGCTCTATGAAGTCAACGCGGATTCCCGTTAG
- a CDS encoding IS5 family transposase, translating to MRRYELSDAQYAEVKPLLPDPRHHGKGGRPWLPHRAMVDGILWILKTGAPWRDLPERYGKWNSVYARFNRWRRDGTWSRILSKTLDRRDARGEIDHDLWCIDGTVVRAARCAGGARRRNRRRPRLGGSAATRLDEPEDHALGYSRGGFGTKVHLLCDGRGTVLGIYATPGQRHESRAFEPTMRRVYLPGRRGRPRWPRRLAGDKGYSYPGIWRWLSRRRIGRVIPTRKDQPRAADFDKDTYRKRNIIERVVGWYKECRRLLTRLGKRLESGWEIP from the coding sequence ATGCGTCGCTACGAACTCTCCGACGCTCAGTACGCCGAGGTTAAGCCGCTGTTGCCCGACCCGCGTCATCACGGCAAGGGGGGCCGTCCCTGGCTGCCGCATCGCGCCATGGTCGACGGCATCCTCTGGATCCTCAAGACCGGGGCCCCCTGGCGCGACCTGCCCGAGCGTTACGGCAAGTGGAACTCCGTCTACGCGCGCTTCAACCGCTGGCGCCGCGACGGCACCTGGTCCCGCATCCTCTCCAAGACGCTGGACAGGCGCGATGCCCGGGGGGAGATCGATCACGACCTCTGGTGCATCGACGGCACCGTCGTCCGAGCCGCCCGCTGCGCCGGCGGCGCCCGCAGGCGGAACCGCCGGCGGCCCCGCCTGGGCGGGAGTGCCGCGACGCGACTCGATGAGCCGGAGGACCATGCGTTGGGCTACTCGCGGGGCGGGTTCGGCACGAAGGTCCACCTGCTGTGCGACGGCCGGGGTACCGTGCTGGGCATCTACGCCACGCCGGGGCAGCGGCACGAGAGCCGGGCGTTCGAGCCGACGATGCGGCGCGTCTACCTGCCCGGGCGCCGGGGGCGGCCCCGCTGGCCGCGGCGGCTGGCCGGCGACAAGGGGTACAGCTACCCGGGGATCTGGCGCTGGCTGTCTCGCCGGCGGATCGGCCGCGTCATCCCGACGCGGAAGGACCAGCCCCGCGCCGCCGACTTCGACAAGGACACCTATCGGAAGCGGAACATCATCGAGCGCGTCGTCGGCTGGTACAAGGAGTGCCGCCGCCTGCTGACTCGCTTGGGTAAGCGTCTCGAAAGTGGGTGGGAAATTCCGTAG